From a single Rhodococcus qingshengii JCM 15477 genomic region:
- a CDS encoding carboxymuconolactone decarboxylase family protein: MTRIPAVTPSEASPLIKVAYKFAARQYDEVPEPFAVLANHRKLFVAAARHEMAVQKASKVLPSNIRELAVYRVAWTVGCSWCVDFGTMLSRLDGLDIDKLKEIANYRDSSKYSEDERAAIAYADAMTGDPHGENGVTDEQVADLERRFGRAGVVELTYQIGLENMRARMYSALGITEQGFSTDSCRVPWAEE; the protein is encoded by the coding sequence ATGACTCGCATTCCCGCAGTGACACCGTCAGAAGCCAGTCCGTTGATCAAAGTGGCATACAAATTCGCCGCCAGGCAGTACGACGAAGTCCCCGAGCCCTTTGCCGTCCTGGCCAACCATCGGAAATTGTTCGTAGCGGCTGCCCGCCACGAAATGGCTGTGCAGAAGGCGTCGAAGGTGCTGCCGTCGAACATTCGTGAACTGGCCGTCTATCGCGTCGCCTGGACTGTCGGCTGCTCGTGGTGTGTCGACTTCGGGACGATGCTCTCGCGCTTGGACGGTTTGGACATCGACAAGTTGAAAGAGATCGCGAACTACCGGGATTCATCGAAGTACAGCGAAGACGAGCGGGCCGCGATCGCCTACGCCGACGCCATGACCGGTGACCCCCATGGGGAGAACGGGGTGACGGACGAACAGGTCGCGGATCTCGAGCGCAGGTTCGGGCGAGCGGGCGTCGTGGAACTGACCTATCAGATCGGGCTCGAAAACATGCGCGCCCGGATGTATTCGGCGTTGGGGATTACCGAGCAGGGGTTCAGCACCGACTCCTGCCGTGTGCCCTGGGCAGAAGAATGA
- a CDS encoding Lrp/AsnC family transcriptional regulator → MDAMDDAILFHLRQDSSLTNTELADLVGLTPSPCLRRVKKLEADGIITGYRAIVSQEALGRGFQVIVTAEIGVNDQATIEDFESQVAAFDEVIECRRLFGIPDYFIRVAVKDLATYENFMVTKLSGLPAVSRVTSLITMKTIKSVD, encoded by the coding sequence ATGGATGCCATGGATGACGCAATTTTGTTTCACCTACGCCAGGACTCGAGTTTGACCAACACCGAGTTGGCGGATCTGGTGGGTCTGACACCCTCACCTTGCCTGCGTCGGGTGAAGAAGCTCGAAGCCGACGGAATCATTACCGGGTACCGGGCGATCGTCAGTCAGGAAGCGCTCGGTCGAGGATTTCAGGTGATCGTCACCGCCGAGATCGGAGTCAATGACCAGGCCACCATCGAGGACTTCGAATCCCAGGTCGCCGCCTTCGACGAAGTGATCGAATGTCGGCGGTTGTTCGGAATTCCCGACTACTTCATTCGGGTCGCGGTGAAAGATCTCGCGACGTATGAGAACTTCATGGTCACCAAGCTCAGCGGGCTTCCGGCTGTCTCGCGGGTGACATCGTTGATCACCATGAAGACCATCAAGAGCGTCGACTGA
- a CDS encoding VOC family protein yields MGYEFQVTVDSAHPHEQAKWWAAALGWAAEPSDEDFIRGLVAAGHAKESDTTTFEGVLVWREGAAISDPEHPERPRVLFQLVPESKTVKNRLHFDIRVGDKREDVAAHLETVGATILHRGAQGPSVWITMTDPEGNEFCVS; encoded by the coding sequence ATGGGATACGAATTTCAAGTCACAGTAGATTCGGCACATCCGCACGAACAGGCGAAGTGGTGGGCCGCAGCACTCGGGTGGGCAGCGGAGCCCAGCGACGAAGACTTCATCAGGGGCCTCGTCGCCGCTGGTCACGCCAAGGAATCCGACACCACGACATTCGAGGGAGTCCTCGTCTGGCGCGAAGGTGCGGCCATCAGCGATCCGGAGCATCCCGAACGTCCCCGCGTTCTGTTCCAACTGGTTCCGGAATCGAAGACGGTGAAGAACCGGCTCCATTTCGACATACGAGTGGGCGACAAGCGCGAGGATGTCGCAGCGCACCTCGAGACGGTGGGGGCGACGATCCTGCACCGAGGAGCGCAGGGGCCGAGCGTGTGGATCACGATGACCGATCCCGAAGGAAACGAGTTCTGCGTCAGCTAG
- the modA gene encoding molybdate ABC transporter substrate-binding protein has product MKRVVGLVAAGAFSLALVTGCSSSDNSSSETSSAAPTTTTSSDSATGSITVFAAASLKNSFTELGKEFESENPGSSVTFSFAGSSDLVAQITQGAPADVFASADAANMTKATDAGVVAGSPSDFASNTLTIVVPPGNPKGIASFADLAKEGTQLVICAPQVPCGAATKKVETATGETLSPVSEESSVTDVLNKVTSGQADAGIVYVTDAKSAGDKVQTVAFPEATTVVNLYQIAVLKDSKNSETATKFVDLVKGPKGLAVLGDAGFAAP; this is encoded by the coding sequence GTGAAGCGTGTAGTCGGACTTGTTGCAGCAGGTGCCTTTTCGCTTGCCCTGGTGACCGGTTGTAGTTCATCCGACAATTCTTCGTCGGAGACGTCGTCGGCCGCTCCGACCACAACCACTTCCAGTGATAGTGCCACGGGAAGCATCACCGTCTTCGCAGCGGCGTCACTCAAGAACAGCTTCACCGAACTCGGCAAGGAATTCGAGTCCGAGAACCCCGGTTCATCGGTCACATTCAGCTTTGCCGGGTCCTCGGACCTCGTCGCTCAGATCACCCAGGGCGCACCGGCTGACGTGTTCGCCTCGGCTGACGCCGCCAACATGACCAAGGCCACCGACGCCGGCGTCGTCGCGGGGTCGCCCTCGGACTTCGCGAGCAACACCTTGACGATTGTTGTGCCGCCGGGCAATCCGAAGGGCATCGCGTCGTTCGCCGATCTGGCAAAGGAGGGGACGCAACTGGTGATCTGCGCTCCGCAGGTCCCTTGTGGCGCGGCTACGAAGAAGGTCGAGACGGCCACAGGCGAGACCCTCTCGCCCGTCAGCGAAGAATCGTCGGTGACCGACGTTCTCAACAAGGTGACGTCCGGGCAGGCCGATGCCGGCATCGTTTACGTCACCGACGCGAAGTCCGCTGGTGACAAGGTTCAGACCGTCGCGTTCCCGGAAGCCACCACGGTGGTCAACCTGTACCAGATTGCGGTGCTGAAGGATTCGAAGAATTCGGAAACGGCAACCAAGTTCGTCGATCTCGTGAAGGGCCCCAAGGGCTTGGCAGTTCTGGGTGACGCGGGATTCGCTGCCCCGTGA
- a CDS encoding pyridoxal phosphate-dependent aminotransferase, giving the protein MPSTPRNRTVSRLQPFASTIFAEMTALATLHDAVNLGQGFPDTDGPAAMLEVARRAIAEGVNQYPPGPGMPVLRQAIAEDRRIRYGLDSDPDSEVLVTVGATEAISAAILGLVEPGEEVVLIEPYYDSYAASVALAGAVRRTVPLVTAGDGFAVDLDALRGAITAKTKMLIVNSPHNPTGTVFTDHELRAIAELACERDLIVLSDEVYEHLVFDGLTHTPMASLPGMRERTVTVSSAAKTFNVTGWKTGWAIGPRELIDGVRAAKQFMSFVAGAPFQPAVAYALTNEQPWVVELRQSLQGKRDVLGKALTEAGFTVHSGGGTYFLLADIRPLGETDAGDFCRALPERIGVAAVPVDVFADNRDDWKHLVRFAFCKQDHILSEAARRLHLLQGAAHP; this is encoded by the coding sequence ATGCCTTCGACGCCCCGCAACCGCACCGTCTCGCGTCTGCAGCCGTTCGCATCCACGATCTTCGCCGAGATGACAGCGTTGGCCACACTTCACGACGCGGTCAACCTCGGTCAGGGCTTTCCGGATACCGACGGTCCTGCGGCCATGCTCGAGGTAGCGCGCCGAGCCATCGCCGAGGGCGTCAATCAATACCCGCCCGGTCCGGGCATGCCCGTCTTGCGTCAGGCCATCGCGGAGGATCGGCGCATCCGCTACGGACTCGACAGTGATCCCGACTCCGAAGTTCTGGTCACCGTCGGCGCCACCGAGGCGATCAGTGCTGCGATTCTCGGACTGGTCGAACCCGGCGAAGAAGTAGTGCTGATCGAGCCGTACTACGACTCCTACGCTGCATCCGTCGCGTTGGCAGGCGCTGTACGTCGCACAGTTCCGTTGGTAACCGCGGGAGACGGATTTGCGGTCGATCTCGATGCATTGCGCGGCGCGATCACCGCCAAGACGAAGATGCTGATCGTCAACAGTCCTCACAACCCCACCGGCACCGTATTCACCGATCACGAACTTCGAGCGATCGCCGAACTCGCGTGCGAACGCGACCTGATCGTGTTGAGCGACGAGGTCTACGAGCACTTGGTCTTCGACGGCCTCACCCACACACCGATGGCGTCGCTCCCGGGCATGCGTGAGCGCACCGTCACGGTGTCCAGTGCCGCAAAGACTTTCAATGTCACCGGCTGGAAAACCGGCTGGGCGATCGGCCCGCGCGAACTCATCGACGGAGTCCGTGCCGCCAAGCAGTTCATGTCATTTGTTGCCGGTGCACCGTTCCAACCGGCCGTTGCCTACGCGCTCACCAACGAACAGCCGTGGGTCGTCGAACTTCGACAGAGCTTGCAAGGCAAACGCGACGTGCTCGGTAAAGCTCTGACCGAGGCCGGTTTCACGGTGCATTCCGGTGGCGGCACGTACTTCCTCCTTGCCGACATCAGACCGTTGGGCGAAACCGATGCGGGAGATTTCTGCCGCGCACTGCCCGAGCGGATCGGCGTCGCGGCCGTTCCGGTCGACGTGTTCGCGGACAACCGCGACGATTGGAAGCACCTGGTGCGCTTCGCCTTCTGCAAGCAGGACCACATTCTGTCCGAAGCTGCACGCCGTCTCCACCTGCTCCAAGGAGCAGCGCACCCATGA
- a CDS encoding AraC family transcriptional regulator, whose amino-acid sequence MTARTIPTAFVHRYLAFSPDNDVDLSGALRAAGIDLETLSDPRARLTPTQVTTFIQSTWQITDDELFGLGSAPVPRGTFRLICLTLIHCPDLGSAFARMSDVIRALPALAPLSIEKGEESTRVSFAVRAREGVAEPDVAERVTTDFVLILLHRFSAWLIGKRVRLRAVEFPYSAPDARLAQDYDYIFGAPVTFGAKRAALEFDNSAMRAPIIQTEETLEEYLRESPIQLMSERDYDSTASAQVRRVLELGVKGRTSTAEEIAEMLSISVPHLRRLLRRDGTSLNQLREEVLRDVAIAGLRRGESVEVLSARLGFSEPSAFRRAFKRWTGDTPSSYR is encoded by the coding sequence ATGACAGCGCGGACCATCCCGACCGCATTCGTCCACCGCTATCTCGCGTTCTCGCCGGACAACGACGTCGACTTGTCGGGTGCACTGCGCGCTGCCGGGATCGACCTCGAGACACTGTCCGACCCGCGCGCCCGGCTGACCCCGACTCAGGTCACCACGTTCATCCAATCCACCTGGCAGATCACCGACGACGAATTGTTCGGCCTCGGATCCGCCCCGGTCCCCCGTGGCACTTTCCGATTGATCTGCCTGACGTTGATCCATTGCCCTGATCTCGGATCGGCCTTCGCTCGAATGTCCGACGTGATCCGTGCGCTACCGGCTCTGGCCCCACTGTCGATCGAGAAGGGCGAGGAAAGCACTCGGGTGAGTTTCGCTGTCCGAGCTCGCGAAGGCGTCGCCGAACCTGATGTCGCAGAACGTGTCACAACCGATTTCGTCCTGATCTTGCTGCACCGATTTTCCGCATGGTTGATCGGAAAGCGCGTCCGACTTCGGGCGGTCGAGTTTCCGTACTCGGCACCGGATGCACGGTTGGCGCAGGACTACGACTACATCTTCGGAGCGCCGGTCACCTTCGGCGCGAAGCGCGCGGCACTGGAGTTCGACAACTCGGCCATGCGTGCACCGATCATCCAAACCGAGGAGACGTTGGAGGAGTACCTCCGAGAATCTCCGATTCAGCTCATGTCCGAACGTGATTACGACAGCACTGCGTCGGCGCAGGTACGACGGGTCCTGGAGCTCGGGGTGAAGGGGCGAACCTCCACGGCCGAGGAGATCGCGGAGATGCTCTCGATCAGCGTTCCCCATCTGCGTCGACTGCTGCGGCGTGACGGAACATCACTCAATCAACTGCGCGAGGAAGTGCTCCGCGACGTAGCCATCGCTGGTTTGCGGCGCGGAGAATCCGTCGAAGTACTCTCGGCGCGATTGGGGTTCTCCGAGCCCAGCGCCTTCCGTCGGGCCTTCAAACGATGGACCGGCGACACTCCGAGTTCGTACCGCTAG
- a CDS encoding TOBE domain-containing protein, giving the protein MPNIRIREAAGLLGVSDDTVRRWVDGGFLTATTDDSGRKVIDGAELAGFARSNAGPAPADPLTGASSARNRFAGLVTKVVTDKVMAQVEMQCGPFTVVSLMSTDAVRELGLEVGSIGVAIVKATTVIVETP; this is encoded by the coding sequence GTGCCCAACATTCGAATCCGCGAAGCTGCCGGCCTGCTCGGTGTCAGTGACGACACCGTCCGGCGGTGGGTCGACGGTGGGTTTCTCACCGCGACGACGGACGACTCCGGCCGCAAGGTCATCGACGGTGCCGAGTTGGCGGGCTTCGCCCGGTCCAACGCCGGACCCGCACCGGCCGATCCGCTCACGGGTGCGAGTTCGGCCCGCAACCGGTTCGCCGGCCTCGTCACCAAGGTCGTCACCGACAAGGTGATGGCTCAGGTCGAAATGCAGTGTGGGCCCTTCACTGTCGTCTCGTTGATGAGTACCGACGCGGTTCGGGAGCTCGGACTCGAGGTCGGGAGTATCGGAGTCGCAATCGTGAAGGCCACCACGGTCATCGTGGAAACGCCGTAG